In Candidatus Rokuibacteriota bacterium, the genomic window CGGTCCCAGCGGTGCTGCGGGTCGGGCGCCTCGGGGACGGCGCCCCTGCGTCCGGCAGATGGGGGCTTGCGGGCCATGACGGTCTCCCTAGAACACCGCGAGGGGGTTCGCCGGCGAGCCCGTGCCGCCGACGACCATGAGCGGCGCGATCACCAGCATGAACTCGTCGCGCTTCTCGTCGATGCAGGCCTTGGCCAGCGGCTCGAGCTGCGCGTTGTCGAGGAGCGCCACGCCGTAGGCGAAGAGGCAGGCGTGCACGGCCCACGGGATGTCGTAGCCTATCGGCAGGTGGTCGAGCATGTCCCAGACGAGCATGCTCACGTCGTGGTCGCGCAGGAACGGCAGGCACGAGACGTGGAGCCCCGGCCTCTCTTGGGTGCCGCCGCCGTACGGACGCCCGTACGTTTTGTCCGGGTTGGCCGCCTGCCAGGCGTCGCGGCCGGAGTAGACGCAGACGGCGTCGCCCGGCTCGAGCTTGATCCCACGCGCCGTCAGGATATCCTCCAGCTCGTATCCATGGACGGGCGCGTCCTGCGTCACGCTCGGCACGCCGCGATGGCGCGGAACGTCCAGCATAACCCCGCGGGTGATGATGCCGTCGGACCAGTGCTCGATGGAGCCGAACGTCGCGCCGTCGAAGGTGATCTCCTTCTTCGGGTCGCGCCCGTTCCACATCGCCTCGTCGTCCCAGGTGTGGCAGAGAGCGTCGATGTGGGTCGAGGCGACGCCGTGGTAGAAGATGCCGTAATAGTCGCCGGCGTAGGCGCCCTTGCCGCGCGGAATGATCTTCATGTAGTGCTGCGCCGGCAGCGCGTTGTTGAGCCCGGGCTCCTTCGGGAAGGGCCGGCTGAGCGAGATACTCCGGCCGGTCTTCACGAGCCGCGCCGCCGCGACCCGCTTCTCCGGAGTAACGAGGTTCATCGCGCCGCGCTGGTCGTCCTTGCCCCAGCGCCCCCAGTTGCGGCGCTCGCGGATCCAGGCGCGCACTTCCTGCTCGGTCG contains:
- a CDS encoding cyclase family protein, whose amino-acid sequence is MAGRPLPTEQEVRAWIRERRNWGRWGKDDQRGAMNLVTPEKRVAAARLVKTGRSISLSRPFPKEPGLNNALPAQHYMKIIPRGKGAYAGDYYGIFYHGVASTHIDALCHTWDDEAMWNGRDPKKEITFDGATFGSIEHWSDGIITRGVMLDVPRHRGVPSVTQDAPVHGYELEDILTARGIKLEPGDAVCVYSGRDAWQAANPDKTYGRPYGGGTQERPGLHVSCLPFLRDHDVSMLVWDMLDHLPIGYDIPWAVHACLFAYGVALLDNAQLEPLAKACIDEKRDEFMLVIAPLMVVGGTGSPANPLAVF